In Salinibacterium sp. dk2585, a single window of DNA contains:
- the arsB gene encoding ACR3 family arsenite efflux transporter has translation MSTLDRWLPLWIGLAMVAGLVLGRFVPGVSDILAGLEVGGISVPIGLGLLVMMYPVLAKVRYDKVAAVTGDKKLLVSSLVLNWVAGPALMFALAWVLLPDLPEYRTGLIIVGLARCIAMVVIWNDLACGDREAAAVLVAINSVFQVLAFSVLGWFYLTVLPTWLGPDTQGLEISITEIALNVLIFLGVPLVAGFASRFIGERRKGRDWYEEKFVPKIGPWALYGLLFTIVLLFALQGEQVTSKPWDVARIALPLLAYFATMWFVGLLAGKALGLGYARSSTLAFTAAGNNFELAIAVAIGTFGATSGQALAGVVGPLIEVPVLVGLVYVSLWLARKWFNTDPYALTETEVRT, from the coding sequence ATGTCGACCCTGGATCGTTGGTTGCCGCTCTGGATCGGCCTCGCGATGGTTGCGGGGCTCGTCCTGGGTCGTTTCGTGCCAGGCGTGTCGGACATTCTCGCTGGGCTCGAAGTCGGTGGGATATCCGTGCCCATTGGCCTCGGGCTGCTGGTGATGATGTACCCAGTGTTGGCGAAGGTCCGCTACGACAAAGTCGCTGCGGTCACGGGAGACAAGAAGCTTCTTGTCTCCTCTCTCGTGTTGAACTGGGTCGCCGGGCCGGCGCTGATGTTCGCGCTCGCGTGGGTCTTGCTGCCCGACCTGCCTGAGTACCGCACAGGGCTGATCATCGTCGGGCTCGCGCGGTGCATTGCCATGGTTGTCATCTGGAACGACCTCGCCTGTGGCGACCGTGAAGCTGCCGCGGTGCTGGTGGCAATCAACTCCGTCTTCCAAGTGCTCGCCTTCTCGGTGCTCGGCTGGTTCTACCTCACCGTGCTGCCCACCTGGCTTGGCCCCGACACCCAGGGATTGGAGATCTCGATAACGGAGATCGCGCTCAACGTGCTGATCTTCCTCGGCGTACCCCTCGTCGCCGGATTCGCCTCCCGGTTCATCGGTGAGCGCCGCAAGGGACGCGACTGGTACGAGGAGAAGTTCGTGCCGAAGATCGGCCCCTGGGCGCTCTATGGCCTGCTGTTCACGATCGTGCTGCTCTTCGCCCTGCAGGGTGAGCAGGTCACGTCGAAGCCATGGGACGTCGCGCGCATCGCCCTCCCGCTGCTCGCCTACTTCGCCACCATGTGGTTCGTGGGGTTGCTCGCCGGAAAAGCCTTGGGCCTCGGCTACGCCCGCTCGTCTACCCTGGCCTTCACCGCAGCGGGCAACAACTTCGAGCTGGCCATCGCCGTCGCCATCGGAACATTCGGGGCGACATCCGGCCAGGCACTCGCCGGCGTCGTCGGCCCCCTGATCGAGGTTCCTGTGCTCGTGGGGCTCGTCTATGTGTCGCTTTGGCTCGCCCGCAAGTGGTTCAACACCGACCCGTACGCCCTGACCGAGACAGAGGTCCGAACATGA
- the aqpZ gene encoding aquaporin Z has protein sequence MSDPRPEPAFEPTPLEHAPSPSSRGPSTLAALVAEFLGTFLLVLGGVGSAVFAATFGLSENGTPLGIGFAGVSLAFGLTVVAGAYAFGPISGGHFNPAVTLGLAAAGRFPWRGTIGYIVAQILGGAVATSIIALIGSSAEGWFDSAREGGFASNGWGELSPGGFGIGGAIGVEIVFTAVFLFVILGVTHRTRGNPLIAGLVIGLTLTLIHLVTIPVDNTSVNPARSIAAAIYGGAEPLAQLWVFIVFPIIGALAAGVLHRLIFDRQGD, from the coding sequence ATGAGTGACCCACGCCCGGAGCCAGCCTTCGAACCGACCCCGCTTGAGCATGCGCCCTCGCCGAGCTCGCGGGGTCCCTCCACTCTTGCGGCTCTCGTCGCGGAGTTCCTCGGCACGTTCCTCCTGGTCCTGGGCGGTGTTGGCTCAGCCGTGTTCGCCGCGACATTCGGCCTCAGCGAGAACGGCACCCCACTTGGGATCGGTTTCGCGGGTGTCTCCCTCGCGTTCGGCCTCACGGTCGTCGCCGGCGCCTACGCCTTCGGGCCGATCTCGGGCGGGCACTTCAACCCGGCCGTCACGCTCGGCCTCGCAGCGGCGGGGCGCTTCCCGTGGCGCGGCACGATCGGATACATCGTCGCCCAGATCCTCGGCGGCGCGGTCGCGACGAGCATCATCGCACTTATCGGCTCCTCGGCCGAAGGTTGGTTCGACAGTGCCAGGGAGGGTGGCTTCGCGAGTAACGGCTGGGGTGAACTCTCCCCGGGGGGCTTCGGCATCGGGGGTGCGATCGGTGTCGAGATCGTCTTCACGGCCGTGTTCCTCTTCGTCATCCTCGGGGTGACGCACCGCACGCGCGGTAATCCCCTCATCGCCGGTCTCGTGATCGGGCTCACCCTGACGCTCATCCACCTCGTGACGATCCCTGTCGACAACACCTCGGTGAACCCCGCGCGCTCGATCGCCGCCGCAATCTACGGGGGTGCTGAGCCGCTCGCACAGCTCTGGGTCTTCATCGTGTTCCCGATCATCGGCGCCCTCGCGGCGGGGGTGCTCCATCGACTGATCTTCGACCGGCAGGGCGACTAG
- a CDS encoding Ig-like domain-containing protein, whose protein sequence is MKPRTRRTIALLTVAALALTGIGIQAPSPAHAAPAPQQIFEFDSPSGTDWIVPAGVTEVLVGLRGGRGGIVSNVLGGRGADFAVFIPVTEGDRLTVYAGKDAHGSGDERKGGAGFVNGGDGGKGSLAGANGGGGGGAAAVRLNGRIIAVAGGGGGAGGYTGNAGMSMTLAGLLSILGAIGGYAGEGDTSGKFTYVKGGEAGGSVAGSSDGRTITTYAPGSGEGAHPGAVGKNGLDDSTFPRYMKHGESSGSAASSTNGGGGGGGGGGWPASGSAGGSGRKFLSSSGGSGGGAGASWVIDYMAGVRIDRDAHRPEDMHDYFGPLANSGTVRIMIPMKSTTSVSAPSQVEAGDSIPLRVRTADTRTPNTPLDGWVDVYVDNKRVVWGGTGGDHTFTLPPLDPGTYQVRADFKPNVPQRDYKERSTYSSASTTVTVVAPTPPAPPGPSEVETTTTLDIVSTPTVYGDTLTVGAAVEPGGSVDLTGEQVTIEVNGATVGTSPLNSAGGGSFTATAPVTWAPQAGTHEVVARFAGVIDSDPGTTDALPSASAPVSFTVAQAPTTTMITSAPSSIRAFGQVDVIAEVTATPADVDGHAVLLADGSPLMYSPLDADGEVLFDDVVIPWGTEELTVAFLGDANGNFAMSTSAAHPLTVTAVDTITTLSVSSADVRADEPLTMTATVTNAMLGVDVDPRGMIEFVFDGEVVHSVPAGMDSDPDIDDGEARFELDADMLPVGAHGVTARFVPAPGFGASASAPTALEVRGITTALTATAPTAVGTTADPATLEVRAAVASGLTSRAAPGDPIGGHVEAYLGGNPAGDAFEIVNGAGTATFSGLPVGTHQVMLRFVPEAPTMLASTAIVTVTVTEAAGGPGGGGAADTESAPLPTTGSDPSGALLLALSLLVGAGVMFTAVRFRRAATTRGGIVEA, encoded by the coding sequence GTGAAGCCTCGAACGCGACGCACGATCGCTCTCCTGACGGTGGCTGCGCTCGCGCTCACCGGTATCGGCATCCAGGCGCCAAGCCCTGCGCATGCCGCACCCGCACCCCAGCAGATCTTCGAGTTCGACAGTCCGAGCGGAACCGACTGGATCGTGCCTGCCGGCGTCACTGAGGTGCTCGTCGGACTGCGCGGAGGGCGAGGCGGAATTGTCTCCAACGTCCTTGGCGGACGCGGCGCCGACTTCGCGGTGTTCATCCCGGTCACGGAGGGCGACCGGCTGACCGTCTATGCGGGCAAGGATGCCCACGGCAGCGGCGACGAGCGCAAAGGTGGTGCCGGATTCGTCAACGGAGGGGATGGCGGAAAAGGTAGCCTCGCCGGTGCCAACGGCGGCGGCGGAGGCGGTGCGGCGGCAGTCAGACTCAACGGCCGAATCATCGCGGTCGCCGGCGGCGGTGGTGGAGCAGGCGGATACACCGGCAATGCGGGGATGTCGATGACCCTCGCTGGCCTCCTGAGCATCTTGGGTGCCATCGGCGGCTACGCGGGCGAGGGCGACACGAGTGGCAAGTTCACCTACGTGAAGGGCGGTGAGGCCGGGGGTAGCGTCGCGGGGTCCTCCGACGGGCGCACGATCACGACGTATGCTCCCGGATCCGGCGAGGGCGCGCATCCGGGTGCCGTGGGCAAGAACGGCCTCGACGACTCAACCTTCCCCCGCTACATGAAGCACGGAGAGAGCTCGGGCTCGGCGGCCTCCAGCACAAACGGCGGTGGCGGAGGCGGTGGTGGCGGCGGCTGGCCGGCATCGGGCTCCGCCGGCGGTTCAGGGCGCAAGTTCCTCAGCTCCTCCGGCGGTTCCGGAGGTGGGGCCGGCGCGAGTTGGGTCATCGACTACATGGCCGGAGTCCGCATCGACAGGGATGCGCATCGTCCTGAAGACATGCACGACTACTTCGGACCGCTCGCGAACAGCGGAACCGTTCGCATCATGATCCCCATGAAGAGCACCACGTCGGTCAGTGCACCGTCGCAGGTCGAGGCGGGCGACAGCATCCCGCTCCGGGTTCGCACCGCCGACACCCGCACGCCCAACACGCCCCTCGACGGATGGGTGGACGTGTATGTCGACAACAAGCGGGTCGTCTGGGGCGGCACCGGGGGTGACCACACGTTCACGCTTCCGCCGCTCGACCCCGGCACCTACCAGGTGCGCGCCGATTTCAAGCCGAACGTCCCGCAGCGTGACTACAAGGAGCGCTCGACGTACTCCTCCGCGAGCACGACCGTGACGGTGGTCGCGCCCACCCCGCCCGCGCCGCCGGGGCCGAGCGAAGTGGAGACGACCACGACCCTCGACATTGTCTCGACCCCGACGGTCTACGGCGACACCCTCACGGTCGGCGCGGCGGTCGAGCCCGGTGGTTCGGTCGACCTCACTGGTGAGCAGGTGACGATCGAGGTCAATGGCGCGACCGTGGGAACGAGCCCCCTCAACTCTGCGGGCGGTGGCTCCTTCACCGCGACGGCACCCGTGACCTGGGCTCCGCAGGCGGGCACCCACGAGGTCGTCGCGCGCTTCGCCGGCGTGATCGACAGCGACCCGGGCACCACGGATGCGCTGCCCTCGGCAAGCGCGCCGGTCTCGTTCACGGTGGCCCAAGCGCCAACGACGACCATGATCACCAGTGCACCGTCGAGCATCCGCGCGTTCGGTCAGGTGGATGTCATCGCCGAGGTCACCGCGACGCCGGCCGATGTCGACGGTCACGCCGTGCTGCTCGCCGACGGCTCGCCCCTCATGTACTCGCCGCTCGACGCCGACGGCGAGGTGCTGTTCGATGACGTCGTCATCCCGTGGGGCACCGAGGAGCTCACGGTCGCCTTCCTTGGCGATGCGAACGGCAACTTCGCCATGTCGACCTCGGCGGCGCATCCGCTCACCGTGACCGCGGTGGACACGATCACGACGCTGAGCGTCTCCTCCGCGGATGTGCGAGCGGATGAGCCGCTCACGATGACAGCGACGGTCACCAACGCGATGCTCGGCGTCGACGTCGACCCGCGCGGCATGATCGAGTTCGTCTTCGATGGCGAGGTCGTGCACAGCGTCCCGGCCGGCATGGACAGCGACCCGGACATCGATGACGGTGAGGCGCGCTTCGAGCTCGACGCAGACATGCTGCCGGTCGGTGCTCATGGCGTCACGGCCCGCTTCGTTCCGGCGCCCGGCTTCGGGGCATCCGCCTCGGCGCCGACGGCACTGGAGGTGCGCGGCATCACCACGGCGCTCACCGCAACTGCGCCGACGGCGGTCGGCACGACGGCGGATCCTGCAACCCTTGAGGTGCGGGCCGCCGTTGCGTCAGGCCTGACAAGCCGCGCCGCGCCGGGAGACCCGATCGGAGGTCACGTCGAGGCCTACCTTGGCGGGAACCCGGCGGGTGACGCGTTCGAGATCGTCAACGGCGCGGGCACCGCCACCTTCTCCGGCCTGCCCGTCGGCACCCACCAGGTCATGCTGCGCTTCGTGCCCGAGGCGCCGACGATGCTCGCGAGTACCGCCATCGTGACGGTCACCGTGACCGAGGCAGCCGGCGGCCCCGGCGGTGGCGGGGCGGCCGACACCGAGAGCGCCCCCCTCCCGACGACCGGGAGTGACCCGTCAGGCGCCCTGCTGCTCGCCCTCAGTCTGCTCGTGGGCGCGGGGGTGATGTTCACGGCCGTGCGGTTCCGCCGCGCTGCGACCACTCGCGGGGGCATAGTCGAAGCGTGA
- a CDS encoding Ig-like domain repeat protein, producing MTRLLPSRRRRALSSAAAMTLATALVSTGLVLGVATPASAAPAGFSDDQREVVFTNPSGTDWIVPAGVDVVYVGLRGGDGGNAGRAGAGGPGANIVVRVDVAAGDILTLHAGLSGNGRTGGSGYRPGSNGGKGSLDGKDGGGGGGAAALLVNGALAAVAGGGGGAGGGGGKGIGHGEGGSGGSPVGPFEHGENGKGSNPGAGAGGFRVYGMLEHGTDAENGSAGGGGGGGGGGWPWSGVGGGGADRSWRAISNSGGGGGSFGASWVSSSLPGVTHVNDVGTAPASFADYRGPIAAKNTVRVVIPEATAVTMTAPETLGVNGSPVIRFQPQVATGPRAGTLVSGTIRVAVDGVTVGTYSTADAFWTSGWGYAVYTLDPPMPTLARGTHTITAEFTSGTPGKSYGYPEERSTATTTIRVMPRITGSVAITGDPHVGVTLSADTSGITSPAPLGTLAHQWYRDADPIPGATGARYVVTTADQARDLRVAVSASAYAEWLQSPPVVVQVATTLTLATNATGPIPAAEDVTVTATLGSPALPPSGSNIELRVDGTAVASDTIRNGVSTFTLTGLGVGTHTLVARYAGDAVNQPVESAPVTVTVALQEQSITLGGVPIEIEVGETAQLWVSGGSGTGAVTYATSDASVATVSASGALTAHAVGPVTVTATMAADGRYDAATSSASTTVVPDDGITPTPIDLSTATAELAGPGPFVYNGSPIRPGIASVTLPDSTVLQPGDYVVDYGTNTTVADGGSVTITGQRAYTGSLVVRFAIDPLAVTITADDEVKEVGAPDPSLDWDATPAILPGDALTGALTHAGIEVGTYPITQGTLDLSNPNYAFTFVPGTMTIVPTADVREVWARILALPNPIATRADADDVADVTNAYARLTLAERGHLPSPVVAALETAQSQAGAVNRSDANVEASSGELAANWNLRLVVTPRTVDGSPEVVRDILAKLKPDNRVPLALYDLDFIDTLTGDPWHPTNPVTVTFTSLSLADWKQIGVIHELADGTLERIAATVDGGSVRFTATSFSLYGVTAAGPVDPVDPVGPGDGDSDGDGDQDVLPVTGAVAAPAMATAAVLLILGGLALLVWRVKRRA from the coding sequence ATGACCCGACTTCTCCCCTCCCGCCGTCGGCGCGCCCTGAGCAGCGCCGCGGCAATGACGCTCGCAACCGCTCTCGTCTCGACGGGGCTCGTCCTTGGCGTGGCGACGCCCGCATCCGCGGCCCCCGCCGGCTTCAGCGATGACCAGCGCGAGGTCGTGTTCACGAACCCGAGCGGCACCGACTGGATCGTCCCGGCCGGCGTCGATGTCGTCTATGTGGGCCTTCGCGGCGGTGACGGCGGTAATGCCGGACGCGCAGGCGCTGGCGGTCCCGGCGCGAACATCGTCGTACGCGTCGATGTGGCGGCCGGCGACATCCTCACGCTCCACGCAGGACTCTCGGGGAACGGGAGAACCGGAGGCTCCGGCTACCGTCCCGGCAGCAACGGAGGCAAGGGCAGCCTCGACGGCAAAGACGGCGGCGGCGGGGGCGGCGCCGCCGCACTGCTCGTGAACGGCGCGCTTGCGGCCGTCGCAGGCGGTGGCGGCGGCGCCGGCGGCGGCGGCGGCAAGGGCATCGGGCACGGCGAAGGTGGCAGCGGCGGATCACCGGTCGGCCCATTCGAGCACGGCGAAAACGGCAAGGGCAGCAACCCCGGCGCCGGCGCCGGCGGCTTCCGCGTCTACGGCATGCTCGAACACGGCACGGACGCCGAAAACGGTTCCGCCGGTGGTGGTGGTGGCGGCGGCGGCGGAGGCTGGCCGTGGAGCGGCGTCGGCGGCGGCGGCGCCGACCGGTCGTGGCGCGCCATCAGCAACAGTGGCGGCGGTGGCGGGAGTTTCGGGGCGAGTTGGGTGTCCTCGTCACTTCCCGGCGTGACGCACGTCAACGACGTCGGCACGGCACCGGCATCCTTCGCCGACTACCGCGGTCCCATCGCGGCGAAAAACACCGTGCGCGTCGTCATCCCGGAGGCGACCGCCGTGACCATGACGGCACCCGAGACGCTCGGGGTGAACGGCTCTCCGGTCATCCGTTTCCAACCCCAGGTCGCGACCGGCCCGAGGGCCGGAACGCTCGTGTCGGGCACCATCCGGGTCGCCGTCGACGGCGTGACCGTCGGCACCTACTCGACGGCCGACGCCTTCTGGACGAGCGGCTGGGGCTACGCCGTGTACACGCTGGACCCGCCTATGCCCACACTCGCGCGCGGGACCCACACAATCACGGCCGAGTTCACGTCGGGCACCCCCGGAAAGAGCTACGGCTACCCGGAGGAGCGCTCGACCGCCACGACGACCATTCGCGTCATGCCCCGCATCACCGGATCCGTCGCCATCACGGGCGACCCCCACGTCGGCGTGACACTCTCAGCGGACACCTCGGGCATCACGTCGCCCGCCCCACTCGGTACGCTCGCGCACCAGTGGTACCGCGACGCCGACCCGATCCCCGGAGCGACGGGCGCGCGCTACGTCGTCACCACCGCTGACCAGGCGCGCGACCTCCGCGTCGCCGTGAGCGCAAGCGCGTACGCCGAATGGCTCCAATCGCCCCCCGTGGTCGTCCAGGTCGCGACAACCCTCACCCTCGCAACCAACGCGACCGGGCCCATCCCCGCGGCTGAGGACGTCACCGTGACCGCCACGCTCGGCTCGCCCGCCCTCCCGCCGAGCGGCAGCAACATCGAGCTGCGTGTCGACGGCACCGCCGTCGCATCCGACACCATCCGCAACGGCGTCTCGACCTTCACCCTCACCGGACTCGGCGTCGGCACCCACACCCTCGTCGCACGGTACGCGGGGGATGCCGTCAACCAGCCCGTCGAGTCCGCTCCCGTCACCGTCACGGTCGCGCTGCAGGAGCAGAGCATCACCCTCGGCGGTGTGCCCATCGAGATCGAGGTCGGTGAGACGGCCCAACTGTGGGTGTCGGGCGGCAGCGGCACGGGTGCCGTCACATACGCCACATCGGATGCCTCGGTCGCAACCGTTTCGGCGAGCGGAGCGCTCACCGCGCACGCCGTCGGGCCAGTGACGGTCACCGCCACCATGGCGGCCGATGGCCGATACGATGCCGCGACCAGCTCGGCCTCGACGACGGTCGTTCCCGACGACGGCATCACGCCAACCCCCATCGACCTGAGCACCGCGACCGCCGAGCTCGCGGGCCCCGGCCCCTTCGTGTACAACGGCTCCCCCATCCGACCCGGCATCGCATCGGTGACGCTGCCCGACTCGACGGTCCTTCAGCCGGGCGACTATGTCGTCGACTACGGGACGAATACGACGGTTGCCGATGGCGGCAGCGTCACCATCACGGGTCAGCGCGCCTACACCGGGTCACTCGTCGTACGGTTTGCGATCGATCCGCTCGCCGTCACGATCACGGCCGACGACGAGGTGAAGGAGGTCGGCGCCCCCGACCCGTCACTCGACTGGGATGCGACCCCAGCGATCCTCCCGGGGGATGCGCTCACCGGCGCACTCACTCACGCGGGCATCGAGGTCGGCACCTACCCGATCACGCAGGGCACCCTCGACCTGTCGAACCCCAACTACGCGTTCACATTCGTCCCCGGCACGATGACGATCGTGCCGACGGCCGACGTGCGGGAGGTGTGGGCGCGCATCCTCGCCCTGCCCAACCCGATCGCCACGCGGGCGGATGCCGACGACGTCGCCGACGTCACGAATGCCTACGCGCGCCTCACGCTCGCCGAGCGCGGCCACCTGCCATCACCCGTGGTCGCGGCACTCGAGACGGCGCAGTCGCAGGCGGGAGCCGTGAACCGGAGCGATGCCAATGTTGAGGCCTCGAGCGGCGAACTCGCAGCCAACTGGAACCTCCGACTGGTCGTGACCCCGAGGACCGTCGACGGATCCCCGGAGGTCGTCCGTGACATCCTCGCGAAGCTCAAGCCCGACAATCGCGTGCCGCTCGCGCTCTACGACCTCGACTTCATCGACACGCTCACGGGCGACCCGTGGCACCCCACGAACCCGGTCACCGTGACATTCACGTCGCTGTCGCTCGCCGACTGGAAGCAGATCGGGGTCATCCACGAACTCGCCGACGGCACGCTAGAGCGGATCGCCGCCACGGTGGACGGGGGCAGCGTGCGCTTCACGGCGACCTCCTTCAGCCTCTACGGCGTGACGGCCGCGGGCCCGGTAGACCCCGTCGACCCGGTGGGGCCCGGCGACGGCGACAGCGACGGCGACGGCGACCAGGATGTGCTGCCCGTGACGGGCGCGGTCGCGGCACCCGCGATGGCGACCGCTGCGGTGCTGCTCATCCTCGGCGGACTCGCGCTGCTCGTGTGGCGTGTGAAGCGACGGGCGTGA
- a CDS encoding MerR family transcriptional regulator yields the protein MEYEESQTMQIGEVAEKTGLSLRTLRHYDEIGLLRASDRSEGGFRLYTNRDLQRLLLIRRMKPLGFSLEEMNELLGVIDQLQASGDAESPNTRERLAAFVHETKQRREKLVRQVEMADEFLDLLSNQ from the coding sequence ATGGAATACGAAGAGTCGCAGACGATGCAGATCGGCGAGGTCGCGGAGAAGACAGGGCTCTCACTCCGCACCCTCAGGCACTACGACGAGATTGGCCTGCTGCGCGCTTCTGACCGCTCCGAGGGAGGCTTCCGGCTGTACACGAATCGGGATCTCCAACGTCTCCTACTGATCCGCAGGATGAAGCCCCTGGGGTTTTCACTGGAGGAGATGAACGAGCTACTCGGCGTGATCGATCAATTGCAAGCGTCTGGCGACGCCGAATCACCCAATACCCGCGAGCGTCTGGCTGCTTTCGTCCACGAGACGAAGCAGCGACGCGAGAAGCTGGTGCGGCAAGTTGAAATGGCGGACGAGTTCTTGGATCTACTTAGTAACCAGTAG
- a CDS encoding TetR family transcriptional regulator — translation MAEGLRERKVRLTRRRIEKAAVDFAYEGGIKSVTVERICDAAMVSRSTFFNYFPSLDQAIFGPPLEYDPALTERLLTTHSDDLVVAASLIVTESVRGQTDDAVTRRRLALFAREPGTTSAVSWAAHDSRERLVAVIAAWLDAHPELARLRDDDSETEARLIVAMSITVGDEGIRDLQEVDGELIIDPAPYIRARRRLAAVLQDRPPQGPRLPD, via the coding sequence ATGGCCGAAGGCCTGCGGGAGCGCAAGGTGCGCCTCACTCGACGACGGATAGAGAAAGCTGCCGTCGACTTCGCCTACGAGGGCGGCATCAAGAGTGTCACCGTCGAGCGGATCTGCGACGCGGCGATGGTCTCGCGCAGCACCTTCTTCAACTATTTCCCCTCGCTCGACCAGGCCATCTTCGGTCCGCCCCTCGAATACGATCCCGCCCTCACCGAGCGGCTGCTGACGACCCACAGCGACGACCTCGTGGTCGCCGCATCCCTGATCGTGACCGAATCAGTACGGGGCCAGACGGATGACGCCGTCACGCGACGGCGCCTCGCCCTGTTCGCCCGCGAACCGGGCACGACATCGGCGGTGTCCTGGGCCGCCCACGACAGCCGCGAGCGTCTCGTCGCCGTGATCGCCGCGTGGCTCGACGCCCACCCCGAACTGGCGCGCCTCCGCGACGACGACAGTGAGACGGAGGCGCGACTCATTGTGGCGATGTCGATCACGGTCGGCGACGAGGGAATCCGCGACCTGCAGGAGGTTGACGGCGAGCTCATCATCGACCCGGCGCCGTACATCCGTGCGCGACGCCGCCTCGCGGCAGTGCTGCAGGACAGGCCGCCGCAGGGCCCCCGCCTGCCAGACTGA
- a CDS encoding SulP family inorganic anion transporter has translation MSQPERRAERAATKAAERARYKPEPSVWTALKSPKLLTREALAGLVVAMALIPEAIAFSIIAGVDPRVGLFSSFVMAVTIAFVGGRPAMITAATGAVALVIAPVARDYGMDYFIATVILAGVFQIVLSLVGVAKLMRFIPRSVMVGFVNALAILIFTSQFPQLLGVPWLVYPLVAVGIVIMVLMPRLTKVVPAPLVAIVLLTVATVVLAINVPTIGDQGDLPESLPELFFPNVPLTWETFAIIAPFALGMAMVGILESLMAAKIVDEVTDTHSNKTREGWGQGVANIASGFFGGMGGCAMIGQTMINVKASGARTRISTFLAGVFLLVLVLGFSDVLVVVPMAALVAVMIIVSVLTFDWHSIRLSTLKRMPKSETAVMVSTVIVIVVTHNLAIGVIVGVLVAMVAFARRVAHFVSVTRTLPEGEAVPTAHYRVVGELFFASSNDLTTQFEYTDDPDRVIIDMTESHIWDASTVAALDAIVTKYHDRGKRVIIEGLNTASLDIHGRLAGNLGGGH, from the coding sequence ATGTCACAACCTGAACGACGCGCCGAGCGCGCGGCAACGAAAGCCGCTGAGCGTGCGCGGTACAAGCCAGAGCCCAGCGTATGGACTGCGCTGAAGTCACCGAAACTACTCACGCGAGAGGCGCTCGCCGGTCTTGTCGTCGCTATGGCGCTCATCCCCGAAGCGATTGCCTTTTCGATCATCGCCGGTGTCGATCCGCGGGTCGGGCTCTTCTCCTCGTTCGTAATGGCTGTGACCATTGCTTTTGTCGGTGGTCGTCCGGCGATGATCACAGCCGCTACGGGTGCCGTCGCTCTGGTCATCGCTCCGGTTGCGCGCGATTACGGCATGGATTACTTCATCGCGACGGTTATTCTCGCGGGCGTATTTCAGATCGTGCTGTCGCTGGTCGGCGTTGCAAAGCTCATGCGCTTCATACCGCGTAGCGTCATGGTGGGGTTCGTCAACGCGCTTGCGATCCTCATCTTCACCTCTCAATTCCCGCAGTTGCTTGGCGTGCCGTGGCTCGTCTATCCGCTCGTCGCCGTGGGGATCGTCATCATGGTCCTGATGCCGCGCCTGACGAAGGTCGTCCCCGCGCCGCTCGTGGCGATCGTCCTGCTCACCGTCGCAACCGTCGTGCTGGCGATCAATGTGCCTACCATCGGCGACCAGGGCGACCTCCCTGAGAGCCTCCCCGAACTCTTCTTCCCCAACGTGCCTTTGACGTGGGAGACCTTCGCCATCATTGCGCCATTCGCGCTGGGCATGGCGATGGTCGGCATCCTCGAATCCCTCATGGCTGCCAAGATCGTCGACGAGGTAACCGACACGCACTCAAACAAGACCCGCGAAGGGTGGGGCCAGGGCGTCGCCAACATCGCGTCCGGGTTCTTCGGGGGCATGGGCGGCTGCGCGATGATCGGCCAGACCATGATCAATGTCAAGGCCTCGGGCGCGCGCACCCGCATCTCCACCTTCCTCGCCGGCGTCTTCCTCCTCGTCCTCGTGCTTGGCTTCAGCGACGTGCTTGTCGTCGTGCCCATGGCCGCGCTCGTTGCCGTCATGATCATCGTCTCCGTGCTGACCTTCGACTGGCACAGCATCCGCCTCTCTACGTTGAAGCGGATGCCGAAGAGCGAGACCGCGGTCATGGTCTCGACGGTCATCGTCATCGTTGTGACGCACAACCTGGCGATCGGTGTCATCGTCGGTGTGCTCGTTGCCATGGTCGCGTTCGCCCGGCGGGTCGCGCACTTCGTCTCAGTGACTCGCACGCTTCCCGAGGGCGAAGCCGTGCCGACCGCCCACTACCGCGTGGTCGGGGAACTGTTCTTCGCGTCGAGCAACGACTTGACGACGCAGTTCGAATACACCGATGACCCGGATCGCGTCATCATCGACATGACGGAGTCGCACATCTGGGATGCCTCGACCGTCGCCGCGCTCGACGCCATCGTCACCAAGTACCACGACCGCGGCAAGCGCGTGATCATTGAAGGGCTCAACACGGCGAGCCTCGACATCCACGGGCGCCTCGCCGGCAACCTCGGCGGCGGTCACTGA